A part of Fimbriiglobus ruber genomic DNA contains:
- the thrC gene encoding threonine synthase, producing MPASKFATGLQCKVCGKLYPKSPINFCTDDFGPLEVVYDYAAIRPHVSRAIIESRPRNMWRYRELLPIDGAPTVGPQVGGTPLIRADRLAEAIGVDRLWIKNDAVNFPTLSFKDRVVSVALSKAREFGFKTVGCASTGNLANSVAANAAQAGLEAYVFVPSDLEKAKILGTSVFGAKVVGVTGTYDEVNRLCTQVAFKYNWGFVNINLRPFYAEGSKSMGFEIAEDLGWRFPKHVVCPMAGGSLIGKIHKSFEELYKVGLVAEAPQTKMYGAQAAGCNPITDCVKANRDRHKPVRKPNTICKSLAIGDPADGYFSAQLIKNSGGWAEDVTDDEIVENMLLLARTEGVFAETAGGVTLAVTRKLIEQGRIPRNEEIVICVTGNGLKTQDCVAEAVDRPALIKPALDAFDAIYAGTREPALV from the coding sequence GTGCCCGCCTCGAAGTTCGCCACCGGCCTCCAGTGCAAGGTCTGTGGCAAGCTGTATCCCAAGTCCCCCATTAACTTCTGTACCGACGACTTCGGCCCGCTCGAAGTCGTGTACGACTACGCCGCGATCCGCCCACACGTGAGCCGGGCGATTATCGAATCCCGCCCGCGGAACATGTGGCGGTACCGCGAACTGCTCCCGATCGACGGCGCCCCGACCGTCGGCCCGCAGGTCGGCGGCACCCCGCTCATCCGCGCCGACCGGTTGGCCGAGGCCATCGGCGTCGACCGGCTGTGGATCAAGAACGACGCGGTCAACTTCCCCACGCTCTCGTTCAAGGACCGCGTCGTTTCCGTCGCGCTGTCCAAGGCCCGCGAGTTCGGGTTCAAGACGGTCGGCTGCGCGAGTACCGGGAACCTGGCCAACAGCGTCGCGGCGAACGCGGCCCAGGCCGGGTTGGAGGCATACGTCTTCGTCCCGTCCGACCTCGAAAAGGCCAAGATCCTCGGGACCAGCGTGTTCGGCGCGAAGGTCGTCGGCGTCACCGGCACCTACGACGAGGTCAACCGGCTCTGCACCCAGGTCGCGTTCAAGTACAACTGGGGTTTCGTGAACATCAACCTCCGGCCGTTCTACGCCGAGGGGTCGAAGTCGATGGGCTTCGAGATCGCCGAAGACCTCGGCTGGCGGTTCCCCAAGCACGTCGTCTGCCCGATGGCTGGCGGCAGCTTGATCGGCAAGATCCACAAGTCGTTCGAGGAGCTGTACAAGGTCGGGTTGGTGGCCGAGGCTCCGCAGACCAAGATGTACGGCGCCCAGGCGGCCGGCTGCAACCCGATCACGGACTGCGTGAAGGCCAACCGCGACCGGCACAAGCCGGTGCGGAAGCCGAACACGATCTGCAAGTCGCTGGCGATCGGCGACCCAGCCGACGGGTATTTCTCGGCCCAGCTCATCAAGAACTCCGGCGGGTGGGCCGAGGACGTGACCGACGACGAGATCGTCGAGAACATGCTCCTCCTGGCCCGGACCGAGGGCGTCTTCGCCGAGACGGCCGGCGGGGTGACGCTGGCCGTGACCCGCAAGCTGATCGAGCAGGGCCGCATCCCGCGGAACGAGGAGATCGTGATCTGCGTCACCGGCAACGGGCTGAAGACGCAAGACTGCGTGGCCGAAGCGGTCGACCGCCCGGCCCTCATCAAGCCCGCCCTGGACGCCTTCGACGCGATCTACGCGGGCACCCGCGAACCGGCCCTGGTATAA
- a CDS encoding ubiquitin-like small modifier protein 1, with amino-acid sequence MALKVQIPTPMREQAGGSAEVVVTGATVKAALDDLTRQHPALAAKLFDNGKLRPYINVFVNDEDIRYLDDLDTPVKDGEIVALIPAVAGG; translated from the coding sequence ATGGCTCTCAAAGTTCAGATCCCGACGCCGATGCGCGAGCAAGCCGGCGGCAGCGCGGAAGTGGTCGTGACCGGGGCGACGGTGAAGGCGGCTCTCGACGACCTGACCCGCCAGCACCCGGCGCTGGCGGCCAAGCTGTTCGATAACGGCAAGCTGCGGCCGTACATCAACGTGTTCGTCAACGACGAAGACATCCGCTACCTCGACGACCTCGACACGCCGGTGAAAGACGGCGAGATCGTCGCTCTCATCCCCGCGGTGGCCGGTGGCTGA
- a CDS encoding ThiF family adenylyltransferase, with amino-acid sequence MTTPFDTASPLDRYSRQMRVPGIGKAGQERIMKSRVTLCGVGALGTVLANTLVRAGVGFVRVVDRDFVEPSNLQRQVLFDEADVTGNLPKSEAAATKLRQINSSVQIESVVADINRTNIESLCEGADLILDGTDNFEVRYLINDVAIKHNKPWVYGGAVGSEGMTMTILPGETPCLQCVFEKSPGPGEVGTCETAGVLAPIVTIIASFQSAEALKILAGKKDAVNRELFMLNIWENTSRRVKIAPLKGRKGQCPCCAKRQFEWLEGEHGTQTTSLCGRNAVQVTQKRASKLDFADLSRQLEASGPVTANKFLLKFNVTEGDEPYEFTVFPDGRAIIKGTSDSDRARTLYAKYIGY; translated from the coding sequence ATGACCACCCCATTCGATACGGCGTCCCCCCTCGACCGCTACTCGCGGCAAATGCGCGTTCCCGGCATCGGCAAGGCCGGCCAGGAGCGCATTATGAAGTCGCGCGTCACGCTCTGCGGCGTCGGCGCGCTGGGGACCGTGCTGGCGAACACCCTCGTCCGCGCCGGCGTCGGCTTCGTCCGCGTCGTTGACCGGGACTTCGTCGAGCCGAGCAACCTGCAACGGCAGGTGTTGTTCGACGAGGCCGACGTGACCGGGAACCTGCCCAAGTCCGAGGCGGCGGCGACCAAGCTGAGGCAGATCAACTCGTCAGTACAGATCGAGTCCGTGGTCGCGGACATCAACCGGACCAACATTGAAAGCCTCTGCGAGGGGGCCGACCTGATTCTGGACGGGACGGACAACTTCGAGGTCCGCTACCTCATCAACGATGTGGCGATCAAACACAACAAGCCGTGGGTCTACGGCGGGGCGGTCGGCAGCGAGGGGATGACGATGACCATCCTCCCGGGCGAGACGCCGTGCCTCCAGTGCGTGTTCGAGAAGTCCCCCGGCCCGGGCGAGGTCGGCACTTGCGAGACGGCCGGCGTGCTGGCCCCGATCGTGACGATCATCGCCAGCTTCCAGTCGGCCGAGGCGCTTAAAATCCTGGCCGGGAAGAAAGACGCGGTCAACCGCGAACTCTTCATGCTGAACATCTGGGAGAACACGTCCCGCCGGGTGAAGATCGCGCCACTGAAGGGGCGGAAGGGCCAGTGCCCGTGCTGTGCGAAGCGGCAGTTCGAGTGGCTGGAGGGCGAACACGGGACGCAGACGACGTCGCTCTGCGGCCGGAACGCCGTCCAGGTGACGCAGAAGCGGGCGAGCAAGCTCGACTTCGCCGACCTGTCCCGCCAGCTCGAAGCGTCCGGCCCGGTGACGGCCAACAAGTTCCTGCTCAAGTTCAACGTGACCGAGGGCGACGAGCCCTACGAGTTCACCGTCTTCCCGGACGGCCGGGCGATCATCAAGGGCACCAGTGACTCCGACCGCGCCCGGACGCTGTACGCGAAGTACATCGGGTATTAA
- a CDS encoding Uma2 family endonuclease produces the protein MTTTAARSGRLQSTGHPRLIPGVPSLPVRRFSLDEYHRMIEIGILTPEDNVELINGWIVETMPANPPHKKCLRRVLLFLAPLFAGEWVVDSQAPVTLADSEPEPDFCVVLGPEDKYDTRHAGPGEIVFVLEISDTTLEYDRGEKLALYAAAKVPVYWIINLKDRRVEVYTAPRGGKNPTYRTRTDYGPADSVPVTMTGRQLGSIVAGDILP, from the coding sequence ATGACCACTACCGCCGCCCGGTCCGGTCGTCTCCAATCGACGGGACACCCCAGATTGATTCCGGGTGTTCCGTCGCTCCCGGTCCGGCGGTTCTCGCTGGACGAGTACCACCGGATGATCGAAATCGGGATTTTGACGCCCGAAGACAACGTCGAACTGATCAACGGCTGGATTGTCGAAACCATGCCCGCCAATCCGCCCCACAAGAAATGCCTCCGCCGCGTACTCCTGTTTCTTGCCCCGCTATTTGCCGGCGAGTGGGTCGTCGACTCGCAAGCCCCGGTCACGCTCGCGGATAGCGAGCCCGAGCCCGATTTCTGCGTCGTTCTCGGACCCGAAGACAAGTACGACACTCGCCACGCGGGGCCGGGTGAAATCGTGTTCGTTCTTGAAATCTCCGACACGACATTGGAGTACGACCGCGGAGAAAAATTGGCCCTGTACGCGGCGGCCAAAGTGCCCGTTTACTGGATCATCAATCTCAAAGACCGCCGCGTCGAAGTGTACACGGCTCCCCGCGGCGGGAAGAACCCGACCTACCGCACCCGCACCGACTACGGCCCGGCCGATTCCGTCCCCGTGACGATGACCGGACGGCAACTCGGTTCGATCGTAGCGGGAGACATCTTACCGTAA
- a CDS encoding Uma2 family endonuclease, with translation MTTTAARSGRPQAAERPKLSPGVTSLPVRRFTLDEYHRMSELGFLREGDPYELLNGWITHKMTINPPHAAAISLLARRLDRILGDTFVVRVQSPVTIPASDSEPEPDIVIAMGPETKYNAAHPHPHQVVILVEVADSTLATDRGQKLAIYAAAKIAEYWIVNLVDRQIEVYTAPRGGKNPIYRTRTDYGPDDSVRVTIAGREIGAIAARDILP, from the coding sequence ATGACCACCACCGCCGCACGATCCGGCCGCCCCCAGGCCGCCGAGCGACCCAAGTTGTCCCCGGGCGTCACGTCGCTTCCGGTCCGACGATTCACGCTGGACGAATACCACCGGATGAGCGAACTCGGATTCTTGCGTGAAGGCGATCCGTACGAGTTGCTCAACGGCTGGATCACCCACAAAATGACCATCAATCCCCCCCACGCGGCGGCAATCAGTCTACTCGCACGCCGCCTGGACCGAATCCTCGGCGACACATTCGTCGTCCGCGTACAATCCCCGGTGACAATCCCGGCCAGCGACAGTGAACCCGAACCGGACATCGTCATTGCAATGGGGCCCGAAACGAAATACAACGCGGCCCACCCGCACCCGCATCAGGTGGTGATCCTGGTCGAAGTCGCGGACTCGACTCTCGCGACAGATCGAGGGCAGAAATTGGCGATTTACGCCGCAGCCAAGATCGCCGAATACTGGATCGTGAATCTGGTGGACCGCCAAATCGAAGTGTACACGGCTCCTCGGGGCGGGAAGAACCCGATCTACCGCACCCGCACCGACTACGGCCCCGACGACTCCGTTCGCGTAACCATTGCGGGGCGAGAGATCGGCGCGATCGCCGCCAGAGACATACTGCCGTAA
- a CDS encoding TM2 domain-containing protein, with protein sequence MPRDDDDELDSPKKEESKRIVAGILAICLGALGVHKFYLGMPVPGIITICSNCFFGIGSLIGLIEGIIYLTKSDADFIQTYQVEKKQWF encoded by the coding sequence ATGCCCAGGGACGATGATGACGAACTCGATAGCCCGAAAAAAGAAGAGAGCAAGCGCATCGTAGCCGGTATTTTAGCCATCTGCCTCGGCGCACTGGGCGTTCACAAGTTCTACCTCGGTATGCCCGTACCCGGGATCATTACCATTTGCAGTAACTGCTTTTTTGGAATTGGGTCGCTGATCGGACTTATCGAGGGGATCATTTACCTGACCAAGAGTGACGCGGATTTCATCCAGACCTACCAGGTCGAAAAGAAGCAGTGGTTCTAA
- a CDS encoding Uma2 family endonuclease: MATTATRPRPKQRPQPVPDVTLFSLRQLTVDQYLAMARHGILTKDDRVELLDGWIVNKMTIHPPHSFAVCSLQDLFSFLPQRDWSLRIQQSIVLPTSVPEPDVAIAVGARTLYMDRHPGPKDLPLVIEVADSSLAADQTVKLGIYAGAKLPQYWIVNLIDRRVEVYTEPRGGKNPLYRKRVDYGPDGVVPVALFGQEFGSIPVREILPR, translated from the coding sequence ATGGCCACCACCGCGACACGCCCCCGACCGAAACAGCGTCCCCAGCCGGTGCCGGACGTTACCCTCTTCTCGCTTCGCCAACTCACGGTCGACCAATACCTCGCGATGGCGCGACATGGCATCCTGACGAAAGACGACCGGGTCGAACTCCTGGACGGGTGGATCGTTAACAAAATGACCATTCACCCGCCGCATTCATTCGCGGTCTGCTCGTTACAGGATCTCTTTTCCTTTCTCCCCCAGCGCGACTGGTCTCTCCGAATTCAGCAGTCCATCGTGCTACCGACGAGTGTGCCTGAGCCTGACGTCGCCATCGCGGTCGGTGCGCGGACACTGTACATGGACCGCCACCCCGGACCGAAAGACCTCCCGCTGGTGATCGAGGTGGCCGACTCGTCGCTGGCGGCCGACCAGACCGTCAAGCTCGGCATCTACGCCGGGGCCAAACTCCCGCAATACTGGATCGTGAACCTGATCGACCGTCGCGTCGAGGTGTACACCGAACCCCGCGGGGGTAAAAACCCACTATACCGCAAGCGCGTCGATTACGGCCCGGACGGCGTCGTTCCGGTCGCCCTATTCGGCCAGGAGTTCGGTTCGATCCCGGTTCGTGAGATTCTCCCGCGATGA
- a CDS encoding cysteine desulfurase: MIYLDNAATSFPKPETVYQALDRYARTALANPGRGGHRMAREAADTLQNARHRLNRFLNGAGLERIIFTLNCTDGLNIAVKGTVQAGDHVVTTDLEHNSVSRPLVALAEAGVITLTRIPSDKTGTIDPAAIKAALTPKTRLVAVTHASNVLGTIQPVAEIGRLCREASDRVLVLVDAAQTAGVVPIDVQAMHVDLLAFPGHKSMFGPTGTGVLYVGPRAKPRAWREGGTGGDSTSPTQPAEYPHYLEGGTPNVLGVAGLVAGLDFVEKETPDGLRAHEVGLCERFCERLGAVGGFEFVGHQDSARKVGAVSFRGPDGFDSETLGGALDSSFGIAVRAGLHCSPYIHRAVGSVHDGLVRVSPGAFNTADEIDQLVEALKEITGGGV; the protein is encoded by the coding sequence ATGATTTACCTCGACAACGCCGCGACCAGTTTCCCCAAGCCCGAGACCGTTTACCAGGCGCTGGATCGGTATGCCCGCACGGCCCTGGCTAACCCCGGCCGGGGCGGGCACCGGATGGCCCGCGAGGCCGCCGACACGCTCCAGAACGCGCGGCACCGGCTCAACCGCTTCCTGAACGGTGCCGGGCTCGAACGAATCATCTTCACACTGAATTGCACCGACGGCCTGAACATCGCCGTCAAGGGCACCGTCCAAGCCGGCGACCACGTCGTCACCACCGACCTGGAGCACAACAGCGTCAGCCGGCCGCTCGTCGCGCTGGCCGAGGCCGGGGTCATCACCCTGACCCGCATACCCTCCGACAAGACCGGCACCATCGACCCGGCCGCGATCAAGGCCGCCCTGACCCCGAAGACCCGCCTCGTCGCCGTCACCCACGCGAGCAACGTTCTCGGGACGATCCAGCCGGTCGCCGAGATCGGCCGGCTCTGCCGGGAAGCGTCGGACCGCGTCCTGGTTCTGGTCGACGCGGCTCAGACTGCCGGCGTCGTGCCGATTGACGTGCAGGCGATGCACGTCGACCTGCTCGCGTTCCCCGGGCACAAGTCGATGTTCGGGCCGACCGGCACCGGCGTGCTGTACGTCGGCCCGCGGGCCAAGCCGCGGGCGTGGCGGGAGGGCGGCACCGGCGGTGACTCCACCTCCCCGACTCAGCCGGCCGAGTACCCGCACTACCTCGAAGGCGGCACGCCGAACGTCCTCGGGGTCGCCGGCCTGGTCGCCGGGCTCGACTTCGTCGAAAAAGAAACGCCGGACGGCTTACGGGCGCACGAAGTCGGCCTCTGCGAGCGGTTCTGCGAGCGACTCGGGGCGGTCGGTGGGTTCGAATTCGTCGGCCACCAGGACTCCGCCCGCAAGGTCGGGGCGGTCAGCTTCCGCGGCCCGGACGGATTCGACTCCGAGACCCTCGGCGGGGCGCTCGATTCTTCGTTCGGCATCGCGGTCCGCGCCGGCCTGCATTGCTCGCCGTACATCCATCGGGCGGTCGGCTCGGTCCACGACGGCCTGGTCCGGGTCAGTCCCGGCGCGTTCAACACGGCCGACGAAATCGATCAACTCGTCGAAGCGTTGAAGGAAATCACCGGCGGCGGGGTGTAA
- a CDS encoding exo-beta-1,3-glucanase → MVAIAFLLFQVLTGPNPPAFIAYTPSELDPRQEVNQRRLATSSIRADLTAMRKGFDGLVLYGYHEANTPRILAVAKDLKYRSVILAIWDPKSAAEVDGVAELARLHEKDFALGVIVGNEGITFKRYEFEDLTIAAARLRKKLPAGVPITTSEPLVGYKSDAVVAFGDFLMPNIHPVFDRPNLGPVEAAAWAREEAVALAKRAKRPVVLKETGFPHGGKPAYTPETQKAYWEAYLKPGVVEKVGADNFAYFGIGFEAFDLPWKAQESGLGIEKYWGLYSTKREPFPAAGVWEGLKK, encoded by the coding sequence ATGGTCGCGATCGCGTTCCTGTTGTTTCAGGTCTTGACCGGCCCGAACCCGCCCGCGTTCATCGCGTACACGCCGTCCGAACTCGACCCGCGGCAGGAGGTCAACCAGCGGCGGCTGGCCACCTCGTCGATCCGGGCGGACCTGACCGCCATGCGCAAGGGCTTCGACGGGCTGGTCCTCTACGGCTACCACGAGGCGAACACCCCGCGCATCCTGGCCGTGGCCAAGGATCTCAAGTACCGGTCGGTGATCCTCGCTATCTGGGATCCGAAGTCGGCGGCCGAGGTCGACGGCGTGGCCGAGCTGGCCCGGCTGCACGAGAAGGATTTCGCGCTCGGGGTGATCGTGGGGAACGAGGGGATCACGTTCAAACGCTACGAATTTGAAGACCTGACGATCGCAGCTGCCCGGCTCCGCAAGAAGTTGCCCGCCGGCGTCCCCATCACCACGAGCGAGCCGCTGGTCGGGTACAAGTCGGACGCGGTGGTCGCCTTCGGAGACTTCCTGATGCCGAACATCCACCCTGTCTTCGACCGCCCGAACCTGGGCCCGGTCGAGGCGGCGGCGTGGGCGCGGGAGGAAGCGGTCGCTTTGGCGAAGCGGGCCAAGCGGCCGGTGGTGTTGAAGGAAACCGGCTTCCCGCACGGCGGCAAGCCTGCCTACACGCCGGAAACCCAAAAAGCGTACTGGGAAGCGTACCTCAAGCCGGGCGTGGTGGAGAAAGTCGGGGCCGACAATTTCGCGTACTTCGGCATCGGGTTCGAGGCATTCGACCTTCCCTGGAAGGCGCAAGAATCGGGCCTCGGCATCGAGAAGTATTGGGGCCTGTATTCGACCAAACGGGAGCCGTTCCCCGCGGCCGGGGTGTGGGAAGGGCTGAAGAAGTAA
- a CDS encoding 3-keto-disaccharide hydrolase, whose product MPRLFCRFLCVAMLILAPVAATADDKKPADGNIELFNGKDLTGWGYKSGEKFDGKTESDDKRYTAKDGTIVVNPGKGIKQLWTTAVFPKDFELRVEFRAAVNADSGLFVRAPQLQVRDYLVAGPYKMLKKYKPQDWNEIVVVVKGTTAHCTCNGEVLEAALKVPETGGIGLEADRGQMEYRNLRLKELK is encoded by the coding sequence ATGCCGCGCTTGTTCTGCCGTTTCCTGTGTGTCGCGATGCTGATCCTCGCCCCGGTCGCGGCGACCGCCGACGACAAGAAACCCGCCGACGGGAACATCGAGTTATTCAACGGGAAAGATCTGACCGGGTGGGGCTACAAGTCGGGCGAGAAGTTCGACGGCAAGACCGAATCGGACGACAAGCGGTACACGGCCAAGGACGGCACGATCGTCGTGAACCCGGGCAAGGGCATCAAGCAACTCTGGACGACGGCCGTGTTCCCGAAGGACTTCGAACTGCGGGTGGAGTTCCGGGCGGCCGTCAACGCGGACAGCGGCCTGTTCGTCCGCGCACCACAACTCCAGGTCCGCGATTACCTCGTCGCCGGGCCGTACAAGATGCTGAAGAAGTACAAGCCGCAGGATTGGAACGAGATCGTGGTCGTGGTCAAGGGCACGACCGCCCACTGCACATGTAACGGCGAAGTCCTTGAGGCGGCGCTGAAAGTCCCCGAGACAGGCGGCATCGGCCTCGAAGCCGACCGCGGCCAGATGGAGTACCGCAACCTCCGGCTGAAGGAACTCAAGTAA
- a CDS encoding NAD(+) synthase: MPHHGFLRVAAAAPELRVADCRYNAERTLDLLRAADDAGANLVVFPEMGLTGYTCHDLFHDQTLVPSAAAALDTLLGAAEMFFGGVAVVGLPVYADGRLFNCAAVFRGGNLLGVVPKSFLPNYKEFYDARYFAPASAAVADTVTLAGRTVPFGTDLLFESASVPGFVLGVEICEDLWTPIAPSSLQALAGATVLANLSASNETIGKASYRRQLVAQQSGRCLAGYVYAGCGPGESTTDVVFGGHCMVAECGTMLAESARFRRDGHLTVADLDPDRIAHDRVVTGTFHGNHLDAQRTKTFRRIKFTHLIDADRGPALVRPVDAHPFVPSDPATLRERCDDIFHTQVCALGKRLDHAGRPTVAIGVSGGLDSTLALLVVCKTFDALGEPRAKIQARTMPGFGTTTRTLANSRALMTDLGVTAREIDIRPLCLEQLRALGHSPFGISLDGATVDGLSDRLRNLPVDKRNDLVFENVQARVRTSLLMNTGFVIGTGDLSELALGWCTYNADHMSMYNPNIGIPKTLVKFLVRWAAQTEFTGSGRDTLMDVVATEISPELLPPSATGEIVQSTEQAIGPYELHDFFLYHFLRFGAAPEKILFLAGQAKFNRPYTPDEIRRWLAVFLRRFFANQFKRSCVPDGPKVGSVSLSPRGDWRMPSDATARAWLDAVERG; encoded by the coding sequence ATGCCCCACCACGGCTTTCTCCGCGTCGCCGCCGCCGCCCCGGAATTACGGGTCGCGGATTGCCGCTACAACGCGGAGCGGACGCTCGACCTGCTCCGGGCGGCCGACGACGCCGGCGCGAACCTCGTCGTCTTCCCCGAGATGGGGCTGACCGGATACACCTGCCACGACCTGTTCCACGACCAGACGCTCGTCCCGAGCGCGGCGGCTGCCCTCGACACGCTCTTGGGCGCGGCCGAGATGTTCTTCGGCGGGGTCGCCGTCGTCGGGCTGCCGGTGTACGCGGACGGCCGACTGTTCAACTGCGCGGCCGTGTTCCGCGGGGGCAACCTGCTCGGCGTCGTCCCCAAGTCGTTCCTGCCGAATTACAAGGAGTTTTACGACGCGCGGTACTTCGCCCCGGCCTCGGCCGCCGTCGCGGACACCGTCACCCTGGCCGGGCGGACGGTCCCGTTCGGCACCGACCTGCTGTTCGAGTCGGCATCCGTCCCGGGGTTCGTCCTGGGCGTCGAGATCTGCGAAGACTTGTGGACGCCAATCGCCCCGAGTTCTCTGCAAGCGCTGGCCGGGGCCACCGTGCTGGCGAACCTGTCGGCGAGCAACGAGACGATCGGGAAGGCGTCGTACCGCCGGCAGCTCGTCGCCCAGCAATCGGGCCGGTGCCTGGCCGGGTACGTTTACGCGGGCTGCGGGCCGGGGGAATCGACCACGGACGTCGTCTTCGGCGGGCACTGCATGGTCGCCGAGTGCGGGACGATGCTGGCCGAATCCGCGCGGTTCCGGCGGGACGGCCACCTCACGGTCGCCGACCTCGACCCGGACCGCATCGCCCACGACCGCGTTGTCACGGGCACGTTCCACGGCAACCACCTGGACGCCCAGCGGACGAAGACCTTCCGCCGGATCAAGTTTACCCACCTGATCGACGCCGACCGGGGGCCGGCGCTCGTCCGGCCCGTGGACGCGCACCCGTTCGTGCCGTCCGACCCGGCCACGCTCCGCGAGCGGTGCGACGACATTTTCCACACCCAGGTCTGCGCGCTGGGCAAGCGACTCGACCACGCCGGCCGGCCGACGGTCGCCATCGGCGTCTCCGGCGGGCTCGATTCCACGCTGGCCCTGCTCGTCGTCTGCAAGACGTTCGACGCCCTCGGGGAACCGCGGGCGAAGATCCAGGCCCGCACGATGCCCGGGTTCGGGACGACGACCCGGACGCTGGCGAACTCGCGGGCGCTGATGACCGATCTCGGCGTCACGGCCCGGGAAATCGACATCCGGCCGCTCTGCCTCGAACAACTCCGCGCGCTCGGTCACTCGCCGTTCGGTATTTCGCTCGACGGCGCCACGGTCGACGGCTTGTCCGACAGGCTCCGGAACCTGCCCGTTGACAAGCGGAACGACCTGGTGTTCGAGAACGTCCAGGCCCGCGTCCGCACGAGTTTGTTGATGAACACGGGCTTCGTGATCGGGACCGGCGACCTGTCCGAACTCGCGCTCGGCTGGTGTACGTACAACGCCGACCACATGAGCATGTACAACCCGAACATCGGCATCCCGAAAACGCTGGTCAAGTTCCTCGTCCGGTGGGCGGCCCAGACCGAGTTCACCGGCTCCGGGCGGGACACGCTGATGGACGTGGTGGCGACCGAGATTTCCCCGGAATTGTTGCCGCCGAGCGCGACGGGCGAGATTGTCCAGTCGACCGAGCAGGCCATCGGCCCGTACGAGTTGCACGACTTCTTCCTGTATCACTTCCTGCGGTTCGGGGCGGCTCCCGAGAAGATCCTGTTCCTCGCCGGGCAAGCGAAGTTCAACCGCCCGTACACCCCGGACGAGATCCGCCGGTGGCTGGCGGTCTTCCTGCGGCGGTTCTTCGCGAACCAGTTCAAGCGGTCGTGCGTGCCGGACGGCCCGAAGGTGGGCAGTGTCAGCCTGTCCCCCCGCGGCGACTGGCGGATGCCGAGCGACGCGACCGCCCGGGCCTGGCTGGACGCCGTCGAGCGGGGGTAG
- a CDS encoding DUF6800 family protein, which translates to MVERRIELDRRYQRKKKMHKLKAKLIAAPAGPDREKILEKIKRISPWWTEASLKPVAPEAPKAEAEAAKEPKKPKAPPKPKPEKKA; encoded by the coding sequence ATGGTCGAACGGCGGATCGAACTGGACCGGCGGTACCAGCGCAAAAAGAAGATGCACAAGCTCAAGGCCAAGCTGATCGCGGCGCCGGCCGGTCCGGACCGGGAGAAGATCCTGGAAAAGATCAAGCGCATCAGCCCGTGGTGGACCGAGGCATCCCTCAAGCCGGTCGCCCCGGAAGCCCCCAAGGCCGAAGCCGAGGCCGCCAAGGAGCCGAAGAAGCCCAAGGCGCCGCCGAAGCCGAAGCCCGAAAAGAAAGCCTGA